A stretch of Manis javanica isolate MJ-LG chromosome 1, MJ_LKY, whole genome shotgun sequence DNA encodes these proteins:
- the CARTPT gene encoding cocaine- and amphetamine-regulated transcript protein, which translates to MESPRLRLLPFLGAALLLLCLLGTRAQEDAELQPRALDVYSAVEDASHEKELIEALQEVLKKLKSKSIPIYGKKYGQVPMCDAGERCAVRKGARIGKLCNCPRGTSCNSFLLKCL; encoded by the exons ATGGAGAGCCCCCGCCTGCGGCTGCTGCCCTTCCTGGGCGCCGCCCTGCTGCTGCTCTGTCTGCTGGGCACCCGTGCCCAGGAGGACGCCGAGCTCCAGCCCCGAGCCCTGGACGTCTACTCCGCCGTAGAGGATGCCTCCCATGAGAAGGAGCTG ATCGAAGCGCTACAGGAAGTCCTGAAGAAGCTCAAGAGTAAAAGTATTCCCATCTATGGGAAGAAGTACGGCCAAGTCCCCATG TGCGATGCCGGGGAGCGGTGCGCAGTGCGAAAAGGAGCGAGGATCGGGAAGCTGTGTAACTGTCCCCGAGGAACCTCCTGCAATTCGTTCCTACTGAAGTGCTTATGA